From the genome of Sphingobacteriales bacterium:
AAAAAAATAAATGCGCTAAAGTCTTCAAAGATGTACCTTTGCAGCCTAAACAGTAATTTTTATGAGCTTTACAGTAGCTATTATCGGGCGACCGAATGTCGGAAAATCTACCTTTTATAACCGCTTAGTGGGCAAGCGCGACAGCATTGTTGATGATATAAGCGGTGTGACGCGCGACCGCCAGTATGGAGTATCGGATTGGAACGGAAAAGTGTTTAATGTGATAGATACGGGGGGCTTTGTGCCGCGCTCCGAAGATATTTTTGAAGCGGCTATCCGCGAACAGGCGCAGATTGCCATTGAAGAGGCTTCTTTGATTGTATTGATGACGGATGTAACCTGCGGTATCACGGATTTAGATGCTGAAGTGGCGAATCTGCTGCGTCGCACCAAAAAACCGGTACTCTTGGGTGTAAATAAGGTGGATAATTCGGCGCGGTTGTACGAAGCCAACGAATTTTATGGTTTGGGCTTTGCCGAAACTTTTTTCATTTCTTCCATTACAGGCAGTGGCACCGGAGAAATATTAGATGCCATAGCGGCTCATATTCCCAAACAGGAAGAGGAGGGCGAAGCCGCCAACACCATTCCGCGCATTGCCATTTTAGGACGACCCAACGTGGGCAAATCTTCGCTCCTCAATGCTTTGCTGGGCGAAAACCGCAACGTAGTTACCGATATTGCAGGCACTACCCGCGACTCCATTCATACCCTCTACAATCAGTTCAATATGCAAACCTTGCTGATTGATACGGCGGGTATTCGCAAAAAAGCGCGTATGATGGAAAATTTAGAGTTTTATTCTGTTATCCGTGTCTTTGATGCGATGGACGAAGCTGATGTATGCATGTTGATATTAGATGCCACACAGGGCTTGGAAGCACAGGATTTGGCGATTTTCAGGCTGATGGTGCAAAAGAAAAAAGGGATTGTGATATTGGTAAACAAGTGGGATTTGGTAGAAAAAGACCACAAAACCGCCAAGCAATACGAAGATGCAATAAAAGCCAAATTAGCTCCGTTCAACGATATTCCGATATTGT
Proteins encoded in this window:
- the der gene encoding ribosome biogenesis GTPase Der — encoded protein: MSFTVAIIGRPNVGKSTFYNRLVGKRDSIVDDISGVTRDRQYGVSDWNGKVFNVIDTGGFVPRSEDIFEAAIREQAQIAIEEASLIVLMTDVTCGITDLDAEVANLLRRTKKPVLLGVNKVDNSARLYEANEFYGLGFAETFFISSITGSGTGEILDAIAAHIPKQEEEGEAANTIPRIAILGRPNVGKSSLLNALLGENRNVVTDIAGTTRDSIHTLYNQFNMQTLLIDTAGIRKKARMMENLEFYSVIRVFDAMDEADVCMLILDATQGLEAQDLAIFRLMVQKKKGIVILVNKWDLVEKDHKTAKQYEDAIKAKLAPFNDIPILFISALEKTRIFKAMETAMQVFERRKKRVATHELNEWLQEMQDAYPHPSNKGKHVKIKYVTQLPLHYPALAFFCNLPQYVKDSYRQYLENRFRERYEFSGVPIAMYFRQK